One window from the genome of Mauremys mutica isolate MM-2020 ecotype Southern chromosome 4, ASM2049712v1, whole genome shotgun sequence encodes:
- the ETNK2 gene encoding ethanolamine kinase 2 isoform X1: MAAPWRWVIPVTSQWWLARAPPGWARRGGGGADSWVRGGGGGSSPPSPSPAPAHGPLPQRSAASGGGVAGAPSPPPAPARERPRLCPYCTWTMEEKVSAAAGLHGRRGYPAVRSLGIAVDENNVRPGALQLIRELRPQWETERVKTKLFTDGITNKLMACYMDEGMADAVLVRVYGRKTELFVDRENELKNFQVLRAHGCAPNLYCTFQNGLCYEFMQGTALGPEHVQQPQIFRLIAWEMAKMHAIHANGSLPKPSLWHKLHKYLTIVKTELITKASNPRFRQEVPSLEVLEQEVAWLKEYLSPLGSPIVLCHNDLLCKNIIYNETEEHVRFIDYEYAGYNYQAFDIGNHFNEFAGVNEVDYSLYPSRDTQLQWLRHYLQAYKQLSRENQGNGGGVVSDKELETLYVQANQFALASHFLWACWALIQDKYSTIDFNFFRYARLRFKQYFKAKSVVTALEMPK; this comes from the exons ATGGCGGCGCCCTGGCGCTGGGTGATCCCCGTGACATCACAATGGTGGCTGGCCCGAGCGCCGCCGGGCTGGGCACGGAGGGGAGGCGGCGGGGCTGACTCATGGGttcgcggcggcggcggcggctcctccccgcccagcccctctccagcccctgcccatGGGCCGCTGCCCCAGCGCTCCGCGGCTAGCGGGGGTGGAGTCGCCGgtgccccctccccgcctcccGCGCCGGCCCGGGAGAGGCCGCGGCTCTGCCCGTACTGCACGTGGACCATGGAGGAGAAGGTCTCGGCCGCCGCCGGGCTGCACGGCCGCCGGGGCTACCCGGCCGTGCGCTCCCTGGGCATCGCGGTGGATGAAAACAACGTCCGGCCGGGCGCGCTGCAGCTGATCCGGGAGCTGAGACCGCAGTGGGAGACGGAGCGAGTGAAAACCAAG ctcTTCACCGACGGCATCACCAACAAGCTCATGGCCTGCTACATGGACGAGGGGATGGCGGACGCGGTCCTGGTGCGGGTCTACGGCAGGAAGACGGAGCTCTTTGTGGACCGGGAAAATGAGCTGAAGAATTTCCAGGTGCTGCGAGCCCATGGCTGTGCCCCCAACCTCTACTGCACCTTCCAAAACGGCTTGTGTTACGAGTTCATGCAGGGGACGGCGCTAGGACCTGAGCATGTGCAGCAGCCACAGAtcttcag GTTGATAGCCTGGGAAATGGCCAAAATGCACGCGATTCACGCCAACGGGAGCCTCCCCAAGCCCAGCCTGTGGCACAAGCTACACAAGTACCTTACTATCGTGAAAACAGAGCTCATCACCAAGGCATCCAACCCCag GTTCCGTCAGGAAGTGCCCAGTCTGGAGGTGCTAGAACAAGAGGTTGCCTGGCTGAAGGAATATCTCTCCCCGCTGGGCTCACCCATCGTGCTGTGCCATAACGACCTGCTGTGCAAAAACATCATCTACAACGAGACCGAAG AGCACGTGCGGTTCATAGACTACGAATACGCTGGTTACAATTACCAGGCTTTCGACATTGGGAACCACTTTAATGAATTTGCAG GGGTGAACGAGGTGGATTACAGCCTGTATCCCAGCAGAGACACTCAGCTGCAGTGGCTGAGGCACTACCTGCAAGCCTACAAGCAACTGAGCCGGGAGAACCAGGGAAACGGAGGGGGAGTCGTCTCTGACAAGGAGCTGGAGACCCTCTATGTGCAAGCGAACCAGTTTGCTTTA GCCTCTCATTTCCTTTGGGCATGCTGGGCCCTGATCCAGGATAAATATTCCACCATAGACTTTAACTTCTTCAG GTATGCAAGGCTAAGATTTAAACAGTACTTCAAGGCAAAGTCTGTGGTGACAGCCCTGGAGATGCCAAAATGA
- the ETNK2 gene encoding ethanolamine kinase 2 isoform X2 translates to MAAPWRWVIPVTSQWWLARAPPGWARRGGGGADSWVRGGGGGSSPPSPSPAPAHGPLPQRSAASGGGVAGAPSPPPAPARERPRLCPYCTWTMEEKVSAAAGLHGRRGYPAVRSLGIAVDENNVRPGALQLIRELRPQWETERVKTKLFTDGITNKLMACYMDEGMADAVLVRVYGRKTELFVDRENELKNFQVLRAHGCAPNLYCTFQNGLCYEFMQGTALGPEHVQQPQIFRFRQEVPSLEVLEQEVAWLKEYLSPLGSPIVLCHNDLLCKNIIYNETEEHVRFIDYEYAGYNYQAFDIGNHFNEFAGVNEVDYSLYPSRDTQLQWLRHYLQAYKQLSRENQGNGGGVVSDKELETLYVQANQFALASHFLWACWALIQDKYSTIDFNFFRYARLRFKQYFKAKSVVTALEMPK, encoded by the exons ATGGCGGCGCCCTGGCGCTGGGTGATCCCCGTGACATCACAATGGTGGCTGGCCCGAGCGCCGCCGGGCTGGGCACGGAGGGGAGGCGGCGGGGCTGACTCATGGGttcgcggcggcggcggcggctcctccccgcccagcccctctccagcccctgcccatGGGCCGCTGCCCCAGCGCTCCGCGGCTAGCGGGGGTGGAGTCGCCGgtgccccctccccgcctcccGCGCCGGCCCGGGAGAGGCCGCGGCTCTGCCCGTACTGCACGTGGACCATGGAGGAGAAGGTCTCGGCCGCCGCCGGGCTGCACGGCCGCCGGGGCTACCCGGCCGTGCGCTCCCTGGGCATCGCGGTGGATGAAAACAACGTCCGGCCGGGCGCGCTGCAGCTGATCCGGGAGCTGAGACCGCAGTGGGAGACGGAGCGAGTGAAAACCAAG ctcTTCACCGACGGCATCACCAACAAGCTCATGGCCTGCTACATGGACGAGGGGATGGCGGACGCGGTCCTGGTGCGGGTCTACGGCAGGAAGACGGAGCTCTTTGTGGACCGGGAAAATGAGCTGAAGAATTTCCAGGTGCTGCGAGCCCATGGCTGTGCCCCCAACCTCTACTGCACCTTCCAAAACGGCTTGTGTTACGAGTTCATGCAGGGGACGGCGCTAGGACCTGAGCATGTGCAGCAGCCACAGAtcttcag GTTCCGTCAGGAAGTGCCCAGTCTGGAGGTGCTAGAACAAGAGGTTGCCTGGCTGAAGGAATATCTCTCCCCGCTGGGCTCACCCATCGTGCTGTGCCATAACGACCTGCTGTGCAAAAACATCATCTACAACGAGACCGAAG AGCACGTGCGGTTCATAGACTACGAATACGCTGGTTACAATTACCAGGCTTTCGACATTGGGAACCACTTTAATGAATTTGCAG GGGTGAACGAGGTGGATTACAGCCTGTATCCCAGCAGAGACACTCAGCTGCAGTGGCTGAGGCACTACCTGCAAGCCTACAAGCAACTGAGCCGGGAGAACCAGGGAAACGGAGGGGGAGTCGTCTCTGACAAGGAGCTGGAGACCCTCTATGTGCAAGCGAACCAGTTTGCTTTA GCCTCTCATTTCCTTTGGGCATGCTGGGCCCTGATCCAGGATAAATATTCCACCATAGACTTTAACTTCTTCAG GTATGCAAGGCTAAGATTTAAACAGTACTTCAAGGCAAAGTCTGTGGTGACAGCCCTGGAGATGCCAAAATGA